The DNA sequence TGTCCGCTTCCACTCCCACCCCGAGGGTGAACTCAATGCTTCCGCCGAAGGCTGGGACGGCATGGAGATCTACAACCGTCACGCCGACGCCGAGGACGATACCGACCTCATCGCTTACCTGAAAACAGCCGCCTCGTCGCCCGCGCAACTTCAGGCGCTGGCCCAGATCTTCAAACAGTTTCCCGACGAAGCCTTTGGGGCGGGGTGCGACTACTGGCCGGAGATCTTCGCCCGTTGGGACAGCATCACGTCCACGCGGCCGTTCACCGGGATCGCTGCCAACGACGCCCATCAGAACCAGGTCCTGGACGGCGGCAAGTTGGTGCTCGACCCCTACCCTGTCGCCTTCCGCAACGTGGTCACGCACATCCTGGCTCGTGAGTTGACGGAAGAGTCGGTAATCGCCTCCCTCCGCGCCGGCCGCGCCTATGTCTCTCACGACTGGCTTTGTGATCCGGCCGGCTTTTACTTCATTGCCACCAATAACTTAGGTGTCTATGAGATGGGTGATGCAATTCCCCTGGCCGGCACCACCCGCCTGGTGCTGCGCTCGCCCATCGCCGCCAACTGGAAGATCTTCTATGAGGGCAAGGTGGTGTTCGAGCAGAAGGGCGCTCTTCTCTCTTACGTCGCCGCCGCGCCCGGTTCCTACCGCGCCGAGGCGTGGCTGGAGGTCGATGGCGAACAGCGTCCCTGGATCTACACAAACGCAATCCGTACGGAAAAGCCCGACTACTCCAAGGTAGGTCTGCCCAATCAGACCCTCGACCCCGGCATCGGCGTCGAAAAGGACATCGAGTACACCGCCGGCGCGGCGGAAGACGCGGAGAAGCACAAACTCGACATCTACAAGAAGGAAGGGCTGGCTGCGAATGCGCCGGTGCTGTTCTTTGTCCACGGCGGAGCCTGGCGCTCCGGCGACCGCAAACAGTACCCGTTCTTCGGGAACCTTTTCACCAAATCGGGTTACATCGTGGTAGTGCCCAGCTACCGCCTCTCGCCAAAGGTGAAGCACCCCGGACATATCGAGGACGTCGCCGCCGCGTTCGCCTGGACCGTGAAGAACATCGCGGCGCGCGGCGGCGATCCGGCCAGAATTGTCGTGGCCGGCCACTCCGCCGGCGGCCACCTCGTGGCTCTACTGGCCACCAATCCACAGTGGCTCGCCACCTATGGCCTGGACGCCCGCAACATCCGCGCTGTTCTGGCGCTCAGCGGTGTGTACAACTTGACGGCACTGGAAGGTTCCACGAATTCCGCTGTCTTTGGCTCCGATCCCGATGTGTTGCGCGGCGCATCGGCTTTGAAACAGATTCGCTCCGGCCTGCCTCCTTTTCTGGTCACCTACTGCCAGTGGGACTACGCGACGCTCCCCCAGCAGGCGGTCGAGTTCCACGATGCGCTGAAATCGGCCGGCCTCCGGTCGGAACTGGTTTATATCCCTGGCGAAAGCCACATTACCGAGATGACAAATATCACCAAACCCACGGACGCTTTGGCCCGCACGATGCAGAACTTCCTGGAGGGCCTCCAATGAGCGCCGCGCCGGAGTTCGATGTCGTCGGAGTCGGACTCAATGCCACCGACACCATGATCGTGATTCCGCACTTCCCCGCCTACGGTGGCAAGGTGCCTTTTCTGGACGAGATGTTCAGCCCCGGCGGCCAGGTGGCCAGTGCCATGGTCTGCTGCTCCGCCTTGGGCCTCAAGGCGAAGTACATCGGCACCATCGGCGACGATCAGCGTGGCGACATCCAGTGGCAAAGCCTGGAGGGCTCTGGCGTGAACCTCGACCACGTCCAACGCCGCGTCAATTGCCCGAATCAGTCCGCTTACATCCTCATCGATCAGACCACCGGCGAGCGAACCGTCTTCTGGAGCCGGTCGGATTGCCTGCGGCTGGAGCCCGACGAGATCACGCCGGAGATGATCACCTGCGCGCGCCTGCTCCACATCGATGGCCACGACACGCCGGCCGTAGCCCATGCCGCCCGCATCGCCCGGCAACACGGCATCCCCGTCACCGTCGACGTCGACACCCTCTACAAAGGTTTCGAGAACGTCCTGCCCAATGTCGACTACCTCATCACCTCCAGCGAATTCCCGGAACGTTGGACCGGCGAGGCCGATCCCATGAAGGCCCTCACCCTGCTGCAGGACTCCTTTGGTATGAAGGTCGCGGCCATGACGTTGGGCGCCCACGGAGCGCTGGCCCGCGTCGGCGGCCGCTTCGTCTACTCCCCCGCCTTCGTCGTGAACTGCCTGGATACCACCGGTGCCGGAGACGTCTTCCACGGAGCCTTCTGCTACTCTGTGGTGAAAGGCTTCGAAATTGGTGAAGCTCTGGAGTTTGCAAACGCAATGGCTGCTCTGAATTGCACGGCCATGGGCGCCCGCGGCGGCATTTCACCGGAATCTGAAGCCCGCGCTCTCATCGCCCGCGGTGAGCGCCGCACCAAGTCGGAGTTCAAGGCTTACCGGATCTGAGCGAATGATCCCGATTCACGATTCGCAGCGCAGCTTCTCCAAGCCGGTGATGACCACCCTCATCATCGGCCTGAACGCGCTCGCGTTCCTGTTCGAGCTCTCCTTCGACCCCTTTACCCGCAACGACCTCATCGCCGTCCTCGGTTTCGTGCCCGATCACTTCCGCTGGATCACCCTGTTCACCTCCATGTTCCTCCACAGCGGGTGGATGCATCTGCTGGGTAACATGTTGTTTCTATGGGTGTTCGGCGACAATATCGAGGACATCCTGGGCCGCATGAACTTCCTGGTCTTCTATCTGCTCTGCGGTGTGGCCGCAGCCATGGGCCAGTACCTGATCAACCCTGACTCGCGCATCCCCATGGTCGGCGCCAGCGGCGCCATCGCCGGCGTCATGGGCGCCTACATGGTGAAGTTCCCGCACGCGCGCATCACCATGATCGGCTGGTTCATCATCATCTTCTCCTTTGATTTGCCCGCCTACGTGGTGTTGCTCTACTGGTTCGCCCTCCAATTCTTCAGCGGCTTCGGAGCCATCTCCGACGTCCAGTCGCGCGGCGGCGGCATCGCTTTCTTCGCCCACGTCGGTGGCTTCCTGGCCGGCATGGCGCTCATCCATCTCTTCAAAACACGCGACCTCTACCGCCAGCGTCGCGACCTGCTCTGGTAAATGTTCTACCCACCCCTGCTCGACCTGGAAAACGCGCCCGCTCTCGATGTGCTGGCCATTGCCGCCCACCCCGACGACATCGAACAGACCTGCGGCGGCGCCCTGCTGAAGATGGCCGAGATGGGCTATGTCACCGGCGCGCTCGATCTCACCGCCGGCGACATGGGCACTCGTGGCTCACCCGAACTCCGCATGGAAGAGGCTCGCAAAGCCGCCTCCATCCTGCGTCTGGACTTCCGCGAAAACCTCCAGATGCCCGATGCCCGGCTGGAGAACAGCATCCCGCTGCGCATGACCCTGATGGGCGTCATCCGCCGGCTGAAGCCCAAAGTGCTGATCCTCCCCTACTGGGAAGCCCGCCACCCCGACCACTACGTGGCCTCCATTCTCGGCTTTGAGGCTGCTTTCCTCTCCGGCATCCGCAAGATGGACGATCTGGCCGAACCGCACCGGCCCTTCAAAGTTGTCTATGCGTCCAGCTACGCCACCGTGGCTCCGTCGTTTGTCATGGACATCACGCCCTACTTCGAACGCCGCATGGAATCCCTCTTCGCCTACGAATCCCAGTACGGCGAAACCGCCCAAGGGGCCGGCCTCTTCCCCAAAAAGGAAGAGATCCACGACCGCTTGCGGTCCATCGCCCGCTACTACGGCAACCTGATCGGAGCCAAGTACGGCGAACCCTACGTCGTCAAGGAAACCATGAAGGTGGATGACCTGGTGTCGATGGGCGTACGATCGTTCTGACACTCCACGAGGTAGTCAGCTCATGTCCTCTCGCCGCGAATTCCTTTCGGCCGCTCTGGCGACCCAAATACCCGTCCAGAAGGCCGCCAACGTCAGCCACATCCAGATCAAAGCGGACAAGTTCTACTTCAACGGACGAGCCACCTACGCGGGCCGTGTCTGGAAGGGCCATTCCATTGAGGGCCTGTTGCTGAACTCGCGCGTGGTACAGGGCATCTTCGACGACGAAAACCCGCAAACCGTCTCCAGATGGGCCTATCCCGACACCGGCAAGTGGGATCCCAATCGCAATACCGACGAGTTCCTCGCGGCCATGCCGCAGTGGCGCAGACATGGACTGCTCGGCATCACGCTCAACCTCCAGGGAGGCAGTCCCCAGGGCTATTCGAAGGAACAACCCTGGCGCAACAGCGCCATTGCCCCCGATGGCTCGCTCAAGCCCGCCTACATGGCCCGCCTGCAACGGATCCTCGAGAACGCCAAGTCCATGAACATGGCTGTGATCCTGGGCATCTTCTACTTTGGCCAGGACGAATACCTGGCGAACGAAGACGCCGTGCGCAAGGCGGTTCGCGAGACCATTCGGTTTCTCCAGCGCGGTGGCCACTGGCACGTTCTGGTGGAAATCGCCAACGAGTGCGACAACCGGAGCTACCAGCAGCCGCTCATCCAGGCTCCGCGCATCCATGAATTGATCGCCCTGGCCAAATCCATCACCACGGCCGGGCTGCGCCATTATGTCAGCGCCAGCTTCAATGGCGGCTCCATCCCCCACTCGAACGTTGTGAAGGAAGCCGACTTCCTCCTGATGCACGGCAACGGCGTCCGTGATCCCAAACGCATCACCCAGATGGTCGAGCAGGCCCGCCGCGTGGAGGGCTACCGGCCCATGCCCATCGTCTTCAACGAGGACGACCACTTCGACTTCGACAAACCCGAGAACAACTTCGTGGCCGCGATAACGGCCGGAGCCTCCTGGGGCTACTTCGACCCCGGCGCCAGCGACTACGCCGACGGCTACCAGTGCCCGCCCGTGAATTGGGGCATCAATACCGATCGCAAGAAAGCGTTCTTCCGTCTGGTGGCGGAAATGTCCGGCGCCCGCGTCTGAGACGGTACCCCAGCCGGCGCGTAGCGCATCAAAAGGAAGAATGTCGCAAGGAACTATCGTTCGTGCCGCCGCCGGCCAGGCTCAGTTTTCTCCAGACAGGATGGGCAAGGTCTCACTGGCCGCGGCGGATCATCTCTACGCCGGGCTGAACTGCCTGCTGCCCGGGCAGCAGCACCAGGCTCATACCCATGCCGACCAGGACAAGATGTACGTCGTCCTCGACGGAGCCGGAGAAGTCCAACTGGGCGAAGAACTCTCGGCCGTGACCGCGGGTGACCTCATCCTCGCGCCCGCCGGCGTCCTACACGGCATCCATAACACTGGGGTCGACCCGCTGGTCGTCCTCGTCGTCTTCAGTCCGCCGCCGGTCCGCAAATGATCCGTCCGGCCCTCCTCCTGTTGCTCGCCGCCGCGGCTTTCGGCCAGGAAAGCGGTGTCCAATCGCTTGCCAGCAAGGCCTTGGCCGCCGAGCTGACGCGCATCGAGCAGGAGTCCGGAGGCCAGCTCGGTCTAGCTGCTATCTGCCCGGAAAAGAACCTGCGCATCGGCTGGCGCGCGACGGACCGCTTCCCCCTGGCCGAACTCGCCCACCTGCCCGTCGCCATCCGCACCATGGCCCTGATGGAAGCGGGCCTCCTGCCCTTCCGCAAGTGGGTGCGGGTGGAACCCGGCTCCTACGTCTCGGGCCACAGCCCCATCCGCGACCGCTATCCCGAAGGCGCCGTCCTTACCATTGGTCAACTGCTCCGCTATGCCATCGCTGAGAATGACGCCAGCGCCAGCGACGTTCTGCTCACGTTGTCAGGCGGCCCGCAGCCCCTCACCTCCACCATGCAGCGTCTGGTCAAGGATGGCCTCCGCGTCGATCGCACAACCAAGGAAATGCGCGCCGACCTCGAGAAACTCGGCCCCCAGGCCATAGCCGCGGACCCTCGAGATTCCACCACGCCGGAAGCCTATACGGCGCTTCTCACTCTGGTCCACCGCCGCATGCTCCTCAAGCCCAAGCCCGCGGAACTCCTGCTGACGTGGCTCTCGGAGGCGAGTCAGAGCCCACAACGCCTGAAGGCGCTGCTCCCCGCGGACGTGCGGGTCTGGCATCTTCCCGCCACCTGCGGGGCAAAGGACAAAACGAATCTCTGCACCAGCGATGCAGGCGGCATCGTCCTGCCCGGAGACCAAGGCAACATTCTGCTGAGCGTCTTCCTGAAGCTCTCCCCGCGCGAGGAAGCAGACCGTGAGAAGACCCTGGCTGAAGCGGCCCGCGCCGTCTATCGCTTCTTCACGACGCCCGAGTAGAGGCCTGGCCGCACTCACTTTCCCTCTACCCCGCACGGCAAGGCCAGGAATAAAAGCGACGCAGAACGGCATACGCAATGGTGGCCCTGCGGCGGCTTCGGAATTTCCCGAATCCAGCGGGCCAAGGGGCATCCAATAGAGGCACAGAACCCGCGACGCCTTCGTCCGCGGCCCGTCCTGGCTAGGCAGCTGATCCAACATGAGTCTCCACCCCATTCGAATCCTTGCGCTATCCGGCAGCCTCCGCGCGAACTCCTCGAACAAAGAGTTGCTCCGGGCGGCGGTCACGCTGTGCCCACCCGGGATTGACATGCTGATCTACGAGGGGCTTGGCGCGCTGCCCCACTTCAACCCCGACCACGACGGCGAGCAGGCGGAGCCAGGCGTCACCGGTTGGCGCTCGAGCCTGCGGAGTTGCGATGGCGTTGTGTTCTCCGTTCCCGAATACGCCCACGGAGTCCCCGGCTCCTTGAAGAATGCACTGGACTGGGTGGTGGGCGGGTCCGAATTTGTTGGCAAACCGGTTACCCTCTTCAATGCTTCGCCCCGCGGAACCTATGCGCAGGCATCTCTGCTGGAAACTCTCACGGTCATGTCCGCGAACGTGGTGTCGGAAGCCTCCGTCACCCTGAACCCCACGGGTAAGCCGTTCTCCGCGGACGAGATCCTGGCGAATCCTGAACTGTCCGCCCTGTTGCGCTCCGCCATCGAGTCCTTCGTGGCGGCTATCCGGGCGACGAAGGACGCACAGTAACCGGGGAGAGCAATTGCCGTTTCGCGGCCGGCGGCCCTGGGTTATGATGCTGCCATGCTCACCCGCTTGCTGCCGTGGGCCCTTCTGCTGGCCCTCCTGTCACCTGCCGCCGGGGCGCCCGGCGACGATCCCTGGAAGAAACTGCTTGCGCTCGCCGGTGAGTGGGAGGGCACGCAAGGCGGCCGGCCGCTCAAGCTCACCTACATGGTGATCTCTGGAGGCCATGCCCTCATGGAAACCTGGAAGATGCCTGCGCCGGAGCCCGACATGGTCACCATCTACCATCGCGACGGAGCAGCCTTCGTGGCGACGCACTATTGCAGCGCTGGCAATCAGCCGCGCATGCGGGCCGCCGGAGCGGACCCGGATGGAAAATCCATCCGTTTCCGTTTCACCGATATCACCAATCTGGCGAAACCGGACGCCGACCACATCCGCCACGTCACGGTCAGCTTCGTGGATGCCAACCACTTCAACCAGGAATGGTTCAGCATGGAACAGGGCAAGGAACAGTCCGCCACCTTCCACTGGACCCGCAGGACAAAGTAGCCGCGCACACGCCCTCGCCTTTCCAGCCCGCCTCCCAATGGGAAACTGGACGGTATGACCGCGAAAAGTGCGCCCCGCGCGAAGGCTGGATTCCTCAGGCAATACGGACTCAGCCTGACCGCGATCGCGATTCTCCTTTTGTGGTTAGCCCTGTATTTCGTCAATGACCCCCAGACTCACCGTGGTTCGTACTTCGGAAACGCCATAGCCGACTGGACCGGCGTGGTGGTAACCGTGATTGCCACGAAGTACTTCTACGAGGTGGGGTCCGCGGAGAGCAGACAGCCGGACCACGGGTTCCGCAGCCGTCTCATGGAAACACTGCGGGATCATTCGTTGTCCATCTTTCTCGGGATCACCGGCGGGGGCTGGACCATCCTCTACTTGAAGATGGACTCCGAAGGCAAATGGGGTCAGGTAGTTGGCAACATCGTGTCCGAGTGGACGCAGCTCCTCGGGCTGGTCCTCCTCACCAAACGCCTGATCGAGCGGAAATCTAAGGAAAGCAAGGAATAGAAACGGTCCGGCAAGTGCCGCCCGCATGAGTTTACAGCGCCCGCGGCACGCTTTCCTGCATCAAAGGGAGAGGGATTGTATCCCGCTGCCCGCGTTGTGCCTCCAGGGAACGCCCAAAGCCTCACGACAGCAAAATGAGCCACGAAGCTGCTAATCTGAACCGAAGTGTACGCTCGACAGCGTCTCGTACACTTGTCTCCGGCTTATTAACCAGGCGAGTATGCATCGATCGGAACGCCTCACGATCGCACCGGGTGCGTCTCTGAGTCGTACTCCCGCCCCGGGCGGCTCACCGCGGAGGGCGGCCGGCAAATGGAACTACATGATCAGGAAAGCGAAGCGAGGAGAATGAAGATGAAACTGGCGAGAGCGGCACTGCTACTCACCTCGGCCATTTCGGCTTGGGCCCAGGTCAACGTGGGCGAACAGAAACCCGAACCCACCTTGCCGTTCAAGATGACCACAACGGCCAACTTCGAACTGCCATGGCGCATCGCCTTCCTGCCGGATGGCCGCATGTTGGTCACCGAGAAGATCGGGCCCATCTGGCTGGTCTCCGCCCAGGGGGAAAAGATCTCTGCCCTCAGCGGGACGCCGCCCGTCTATTGGCAAGGTCAGAATGGCATGCTGGGTGTCTTCCTCTCGCCGACTTACGCTACCGACCAGCGCATCTACATCACCTACATCGAACCGGGCGACTACGGCGGAGGCCAGGCACTGGCCCGCGCCAAGCTGAATCTGGGCCGCGTCCCCCGGCTGGAGAATTTCGAAGTGATCTGGCGCCAGATGCCTCGCGGCAAGGGCGGCCAGGCGGGCGGCCAGATCGCCTTCTCCGCCGATGGTCAGTATTTGTACATGTCGGTGGGCGATCGCCAGCGCATGACGCCAGCACAGGATCCCGACCAGCCCGTCGGAAAGATTCTACGCCTGACGCTGGATGGCAAGCCCGCCCCGGGCAACCCCAACTTCGGCAAGACCGGCGCCGCGACCATCCCATTGATCGATCCACCGCGCAACACCGAACTCGCCAAGACAGCGCAGCCGGTCAGCGCCTACACCTTCCCCGGACCCAACCAGACGCCGGCCGAAACCTGGGCCAGCGGCTTCCGCGCCCCCTACGGCCTGGCCTTCTCGCCCGCCGGTGAACTGTGGGAAGTCGAACACGGCCCCCGCGGCGGCGACGAGTTGAACCTGATTGAAAAAGGCAAGAACTACGGCTGGCCGCTCGTCTCCTACGGCAAGAACTATGACGAGGTGCCGATTCCGAACCCCGACACCCGGCCCGACCTGGCGAAGCCTGTGCTCTATTGGGTGCCGGTGATCGCCCCCGGCAACCTGATGTTCTACCACGGCAAGAGCACCTTCCCGCAGTGGGACGGCAGCGGCTTCGTCAGCGGCCTTGCATCAATGTCGATCACTCGCATCCTCTTCGACGGCAAGGGCGGAGCCAAAACAGCCGAGCGCTGGGAAGTGGGCAAACGCATCCGCGATGTGGAACAGGGTCCCGATGGCTCACTGTGGATGCTGGAAGACGCCAATCCCGGCGCGCTGATCCACGTGACGCCGAAGTGACCCGGTCGCCCTGGAAAATTGTTGGCATGTTGCTGCTGGCCGCGGGACTCCACGGCCAGCAGCAGCCAATTGCGTACAGCCACAAGACGCACTTGGCGTTGGGCCTGAAGTGCAACTCCTGCCACAAGAACGCGGACCCTGGCGAAGCGATGGGCTTCCCGGCGGAGTCGTTCTGCATGAGCTGTCATCGGACAATAAAGACGGGTAGTCCAGACATCCAGAAGCTGACCGCCGCCGCCAAGGCAAAGGAACCCCTCCCCTGGGGCCGTGTCTACCGGCTCCCGGCGTACGTCTACTTCAGCCACCGCGTGCACACGTCAGCCGGAACGGCCTGCGAAACCTGCCACGGCCCGGTGCCCCAGCGCGACGTCATCACCAGGGAAGTAACGCACGACATGCGATCCTGCATCGCGTGCCACACTGCGGCGAAAGCCCGGCAGGACTGTACCGCCTGCCACGAAGAACGTCAGTAGGGTCGGTGGGCAGCGGGACACTTCACGTCACCTCGCAATGCTTCCGGCTAGAGCTGGGCCGAGGTAGGTCACGCCGAGACGCGCGTCAGTTGACCCGATCGCTGATTGCGGGCCTGTACCGATTTGCTTTCACGATGCTTTTTGTAAGGAGCCATACTGTGCCTGCCGTCCTTGCCCCTCGAATGCGTGAGTTCAGGTTTCAGGGGTAGCCAGTACCTTACGCAAATGCCGGCGACCATCCCAGCGAGGAAGCAGAACGGGTGCCGCTTCGCATCCAAGCTGGCCACCCACGCGCACTCGGCAATCGCAACCCGGACCGGTTGGGTAGCTGGTCCGGACGTGTGCATCTCCCACGGGAGAAGGCAGAGCATGCCCAATGCGAACGGTGGTCGTTCTCTGTATGGGGATACTTTTTCATCTGGTTCGAGAAGTCCGCGGGCAGTTTCATGATTCGATCCTCTCCCTCGATCAGCCCACCCCAAGCATACCTGCTCAGCCTTGTTGCGATGATGCGCTGCAATCGGTTTTCGACTGCTTCTCGGGAATTCTGAGCGCCTAAGAAGAGGGCTCTCCTCGGTGGAGCTTCTACGATGACTCCTCGAAATGCTAGGCCGCTTTACCGCTTTCGGTGGCGTATTTGGGTACGGACCTTCAGAGGTGGCAATTCATCAGAGTCTGTCCGCCGTCGCTGTCGGGTTTTATGCGTACTTCCTCTGGCTAACTCTCCTTCACGTCGGCGTTACGAGTTTCCTCTTGTCCGGGATTCACGGAGTAGAGGGTGGAGAACTCAATCTGAACGAGCTTTGGGCCTCTTGACTTTGTTCTGTAGAATCTCAAGTCTCCGTCTCCAAAGATGACCTCTGAATCGGGAGCAAACCCCTTCAAGTGGTCCAGCAAGCTGGAGAGTGTGATCGCGTGTTGTTTCTTCATGACATCCTTTCCGGAGATCATAGCCCATTTGGCAGGATGTGCTCTCCAGTCAGCGATAGTGAGGAAACACCCGAGGCGGGGACCGCCTGAGAATCTTCGCGCTTGGGTATCGCCCCTTTCGTACAAGCCGCTCCGTGCTGTAATGAGTGCGTGAGGCGATCTGCCTGGGTGATCCTCGTGCTTGCGTTGTCAGCTTGGAGTGCGACCAAACTTCAGCCGGCATTTCCCTCCGAGGTCAGGCCACCGGATGACTCGCTCATCCTCCCTCTGTGGTTATGTTCTAAGAGTTCTGCAAAAGCAAAGAGGGCCATGGTAAGCCTTTCTGATCCGTATCGCAGCGGAAGGAAGGAAAGGACCAATGACCCGAAAGAAGGATACCGCGAACCGGGTGGACTGGAAAGCGGTGATGGCGGAAGACTCCGATTTCATGAAGGCGCTGGTGCAGAGCGTCGTGCAGCAGGTACTGGATGCCGAGATGGAGGAAACGCTCTGTGCGGCGCGGTCGGAGCGCACCCCGATGCGCACCGGCTATCGCAGCGGCTCCTATGTCCGTGGGCTGGTGACGCGGGTCGGCCGCATTGAGCTGCGCGTGCCGCAGGACCGGCAAGGGCGCTTCCGGACCGAGGTCTTTGAGCGCTATCAGCGCAGCGAAAAGGCGCTGGTCGGGGCGCTGGCCGAGATGTACGTGCAGGGCGTGTCGACGCGCAAGGTGAAGGCGATCACCGAGGAACTATGTGGGCATGAGTTTTCGGCCTCGACGATCAGCCGGATCAACCAGACGATGGACGAGGAACTGGAGAAGTTCGCGACGCGGCCGCTGGAGGAGGACTATCCGTTTCTGATCCTGGACGCGCGCTACGAAAAGGTGCGCGAGGACGGCGTGATCCGGAGCCGGGCGGTGCAGGTGGCGATCGGGGTGAACTGGGACGGGCGGCGCTGCATCCTGGCCGTGGAACTGGCCAACCGGGAGAGCGCGTCGAGCTGGCGCGAGTTTCTGGTGAAGCTGCGGCAGCGGGGGCTGCGCGGAGTGGAACTGGTTGTCAGCGACGATCACGCGGGCCTGAAGCGTGCGATTGCCGAGGTCGTGCCGGAGGCCGCCTGGCAACGGTGCTACGTGCACTTCCTGCGCAATGCGCTGGACCATCTGCCGCGCAAGGCCGACGACGATTGTCTGACCGAGTTGCGCTGGATCTACGACCGCCGCAACCTGGCCGAGGCGCGGCAGGATCTGGCGGCATGGCTGAAGAAGTGGGAATCGCGCTACGCCAGATTGTGCCAGTGGGTGGAGGAGCAGATCGAGGAGACGCTGACGTTTTACCGTCTGCCGCAGGCGCACCACAAGCATCTGAAGTCGACGAACATGCTGGAGCGACTGAACGAGGAGCTCAAACGCCGGACCCTGGTGGTGAGGATCTTCCCGAACGCGGCGAGCTG is a window from the uncultured Paludibaculum sp. genome containing:
- a CDS encoding IS256 family transposase, which codes for MTRKKDTANRVDWKAVMAEDSDFMKALVQSVVQQVLDAEMEETLCAARSERTPMRTGYRSGSYVRGLVTRVGRIELRVPQDRQGRFRTEVFERYQRSEKALVGALAEMYVQGVSTRKVKAITEELCGHEFSASTISRINQTMDEELEKFATRPLEEDYPFLILDARYEKVREDGVIRSRAVQVAIGVNWDGRRCILAVELANRESASSWREFLVKLRQRGLRGVELVVSDDHAGLKRAIAEVVPEAAWQRCYVHFLRNALDHLPRKADDDCLTELRWIYDRRNLAEARQDLAAWLKKWESRYARLCQWVEEQIEETLTFYRLPQAHHKHLKSTNMLERLNEELKRRTLVVRIFPNAASCLRLVRALAVEIHEDWVEATRYLNMEELKEHKKQLLRDIQPAA